A stretch of the Acidobacteriota bacterium genome encodes the following:
- a CDS encoding ABC transporter permease, translated as MAIPLSYNLRNLRVRWRVTLLATLGIALVVAVFVILLSLSSGLRIALRSTGHPDNAIVVQRGSQSELTSGIGRTNIEFMSVDERVARDADGRPLASPELVVMATLPRLLTDENGNVQLRGVTPRAFEVRGGIRIVEGRAFQPGLTEVIVGERLPERFRNVSVGSTIRIKQRDWQVVGIFAAEGGSFESEVWGDLDVMASAFNRVGGYQSLTVRMADPGQVAAMAADFEKNPRLQVTVKPERQYYEDQAGPVGGALLFLAVFVSFIMAIGAVFGAMNTMYAVVAQRTREIGTLRALGFRRRSILLSFVIESFLIAMVAGGLGCLLALPVNGITTATGNVTFSELAFAFRITAASLAAGVVFAGLMGVFGGLLPAFRAARLPITSALREA; from the coding sequence ATGGCGATTCCGCTCTCCTACAACCTCAGGAACCTGCGCGTCCGCTGGCGCGTGACGCTGCTCGCGACGCTCGGCATCGCGCTCGTGGTCGCGGTCTTCGTGATCCTCCTCTCGCTGTCGTCCGGGCTGCGCATCGCGCTGCGGTCGACGGGCCATCCCGACAATGCCATCGTGGTGCAGCGGGGCTCCCAGTCGGAGCTGACGTCGGGCATCGGCCGGACGAACATCGAGTTCATGTCGGTCGACGAGCGCGTGGCGCGCGACGCGGACGGGCGCCCCCTGGCCTCGCCCGAGCTGGTGGTGATGGCCACGCTGCCGCGGCTGCTGACCGACGAGAACGGGAACGTGCAGCTGCGCGGCGTGACGCCGAGGGCCTTCGAGGTGCGGGGGGGCATCCGGATCGTCGAGGGACGCGCCTTCCAGCCCGGTCTCACCGAGGTCATCGTGGGCGAGCGGCTGCCCGAGCGCTTCCGCAACGTGTCGGTCGGGTCGACCATCCGCATCAAGCAGCGCGACTGGCAGGTCGTCGGCATCTTCGCCGCCGAGGGCGGCAGCTTCGAGAGCGAGGTCTGGGGCGACCTCGACGTGATGGCCTCGGCCTTCAACCGCGTGGGCGGGTACCAGTCGCTGACGGTCAGGATGGCCGATCCCGGCCAGGTGGCCGCGATGGCCGCCGACTTCGAGAAGAACCCCCGGCTTCAGGTCACGGTGAAGCCCGAGCGCCAGTACTACGAGGACCAGGCGGGCCCGGTGGGTGGAGCGCTGCTCTTCCTCGCGGTCTTCGTGTCGTTCATCATGGCGATCGGCGCCGTCTTCGGCGCGATGAACACCATGTACGCCGTCGTCGCCCAGCGGACGCGGGAGATTGGGACGCTGCGCGCGCTCGGGTTCCGCCGGCGCAGCATTCTCCTCTCGTTCGTGATCGAATCGTTCCTGATCGCGATGGTGGCCGGGGGGCTCGGGTGCCTGCTGGCGCTGCCGGTCAACGGCATCACGACCGCCACGGGAAACGTCACGTTCAGCGAGCTCGCCTTCGCCTTCCGAATCACGGCGGCGTCGCTCGCGGCGGGCGTCGTCTTCGCGGGCCTGATGGGGGTGTTCGGCGGGCTGCTGCCCGCCTTCCGCGCGGCGCGCCTGCCGATCACCTCGGCGCTGCGCGAGGCCTGA
- a CDS encoding cytochrome C oxidase subunit IV family protein, translating into MSSHIAPKSLYYAIFLALMVLTGATVGVTYIDIGPLNLLIAMGIAVVKAVLVILYFMHVRWSDRLTQLTIVTAFAFFGVLVAFTLSDYFGRGVLGVAGR; encoded by the coding sequence ATGTCATCGCACATCGCACCGAAGAGCCTGTATTACGCGATCTTCCTGGCGCTCATGGTCCTGACCGGCGCCACCGTGGGCGTCACCTACATCGACATCGGACCGCTGAACCTGCTCATCGCGATGGGCATCGCCGTCGTGAAGGCCGTGCTCGTCATCCTCTACTTCATGCACGTCCGGTGGAGCGACAGACTGACGCAGTTGACGATCGTGACGGCGTTCGCCTTCTTCGGCGTGCTCGTCGCCTTCACGTTGTCCGACTACTTCGGTCGGGGTGTGCTGGGCGTGGCGGGCAGATGA
- a CDS encoding cytochrome c oxidase subunit 3 family protein: protein MWAFLTTEVLFFGGMFMAYILYRTWYPDGWLAASYHLDVPLGAFNTAVLIGSSLTMALAVHAAQEGRRNQIVTFLLLTILLGGVFLGVKVIEYTDKFTHHLVPGPHFMFDGPFAQQAQIFFSVYFAMTGMHALHMVIGIGLLTWLTIAAWKGRFSREYNTPVENVGLYWHFVDIVWIFLFPLLYLVGHH, encoded by the coding sequence ATGTGGGCCTTCCTGACCACCGAGGTGCTCTTCTTCGGTGGCATGTTCATGGCCTACATCCTCTACCGGACGTGGTACCCGGACGGGTGGCTCGCGGCCAGCTACCACCTCGACGTGCCGCTCGGGGCGTTCAACACCGCGGTCCTGATCGGCAGCTCGCTGACGATGGCACTCGCCGTGCACGCGGCGCAGGAGGGCAGGCGGAACCAGATCGTGACGTTCCTGCTGCTGACCATCCTCCTCGGCGGCGTGTTCCTCGGCGTCAAGGTGATCGAGTACACGGACAAGTTCACGCACCACCTCGTGCCGGGCCCGCACTTCATGTTCGACGGCCCCTTCGCCCAGCAGGCCCAGATCTTCTTCTCGGTCTACTTCGCGATGACGGGCATGCACGCGCTGCACATGGTCATCGGCATCGGCCTGCTGACGTGGCTGACCATCGCCGCCTGGAAGGGACGCTTCTCGCGCGAGTACAACACGCCCGTCGAGAACGTCGGCCTCTACTGGCACTTCGTCGACATCGTGTGGATCTTCCTGTTCCCGCTGCTGTATCTCGTCGGGCACCACTGA
- the ctaD gene encoding cytochrome c oxidase subunit I, protein MDTATAEPRLNYLNVSHTVKSWLLTRDHKRIGLLYLAGVTFFFFVGGLFALLIRLELMTPAGDLTGAETYNKFFTMHGVAMVFFFLLPAIPAVLGNFLVPIMIGAKDLAFPRINLLSWYIYMVGGIFTLTAALTGGVDTGWTFYTPYSTAASNTHVILTGLGVFISGFSSILTGLNFMVTIHKMRAPGMTWFRLPLFIWSHYATALIMLLGTPVVAIAIVLVALERTLHIGIFDPNLGGDPVLYQHLFWFYSHPAVYIMVLPAMGVISELISTFSRKEVFGYKFVAFSSLGIALVGFFVWGHHMFVSSQSVYAALIFSFLTFLVAIPSAIKVFNWTATLYKGSISYESPMLYAFGFLGLFLIGGLTGLFLGAIGLDVHVHDTYFVVAHFHYVMVGGTIMAYLGGLHFWWPKITGRMYPEGWAKFAALLVFVGFNLTFFPQFVLGYLGMPRRYHVYPEEFQVLNVLSTAGASLLGLGYLLPMVYFAWSAKKGEVAGANPWGASGLEWQTASPPPTENFPVTPVVTQPVYTYTVQEKQLV, encoded by the coding sequence ATGGACACCGCGACCGCTGAACCACGGCTCAACTACCTGAACGTCTCGCACACGGTGAAGTCGTGGCTGCTCACCAGGGACCACAAGCGCATCGGCTTGCTGTACCTGGCAGGCGTCACGTTCTTCTTCTTCGTGGGCGGCCTGTTCGCTCTGCTCATCCGCCTCGAGCTGATGACGCCGGCCGGCGACCTCACGGGCGCCGAGACGTACAACAAGTTCTTCACCATGCACGGCGTGGCCATGGTGTTCTTCTTCCTGCTGCCGGCCATCCCGGCCGTGCTCGGGAACTTCCTGGTGCCGATCATGATCGGCGCGAAGGATCTGGCCTTCCCGCGGATCAACCTGCTCAGCTGGTACATCTACATGGTGGGCGGGATCTTCACGCTCACCGCGGCGCTCACGGGCGGCGTGGACACGGGGTGGACGTTCTACACGCCGTACAGCACGGCCGCGTCGAACACGCACGTGATCCTGACGGGGCTGGGCGTCTTCATCAGCGGCTTCTCGTCGATCCTGACGGGCCTGAACTTCATGGTGACGATCCACAAGATGCGCGCGCCCGGCATGACGTGGTTCCGCCTGCCGCTCTTCATCTGGTCGCACTACGCGACGGCCCTGATCATGCTGCTCGGCACGCCGGTCGTGGCAATCGCGATCGTGCTCGTCGCGCTCGAGCGGACGCTGCACATCGGCATCTTCGACCCGAACCTTGGCGGCGATCCGGTGCTCTACCAGCACCTGTTCTGGTTCTACTCGCACCCGGCGGTCTACATCATGGTGCTGCCGGCGATGGGCGTCATCAGCGAGCTCATCTCGACCTTCTCGCGCAAGGAGGTCTTCGGGTACAAGTTCGTGGCATTCTCGAGCCTGGGCATCGCGCTCGTCGGCTTCTTCGTGTGGGGCCACCACATGTTCGTGAGCAGCCAGTCGGTGTACGCGGCGCTCATCTTCTCGTTCCTGACGTTCCTCGTGGCCATCCCGTCGGCCATCAAGGTCTTCAACTGGACCGCGACGCTCTACAAGGGGTCGATCTCGTACGAGTCGCCGATGCTGTACGCGTTCGGGTTCCTCGGGCTGTTCCTCATCGGGGGGCTCACCGGGCTCTTCCTGGGCGCGATCGGGCTCGACGTCCACGTGCACGACACCTATTTCGTCGTCGCGCACTTCCACTACGTCATGGTCGGCGGCACGATCATGGCCTACCTCGGCGGCCTGCATTTCTGGTGGCCGAAGATCACGGGCCGCATGTACCCGGAGGGCTGGGCCAAGTTCGCCGCCCTGCTCGTGTTCGTCGGCTTCAACCTGACGTTCTTCCCGCAGTTCGTGCTCGGGTACCTCGGCATGCCGCGCCGGTACCACGTGTATCCCGAGGAGTTCCAGGTGCTGAACGTGCTGTCGACGGCGGGCGCGTCGCTGCTCGGCCTCGGCTACCTGCTGCCGATGGTCTACTTCGCGTGGTCGGCGAAGAAGGGCGAGGTGGCGGGAGCCAACCCGTGGGGCGCAAGCGGCCTCGAGTGGCAGACGGCCTCGCCGCCACCGACGGAGAACTTCCCGGTGACGCCCGTGGTGACGCAGCCGGTCTACACCTACACGGTCCAGGAGAAGCAGCTTGTCTAA
- the coxB gene encoding cytochrome c oxidase subunit II: MGDTFPLFPQQASNFAGSVDNLYFFLVALTAFFSVLIVALVIFFAIRFRRRHASEIGQPVHGALILELTWTIIPLGIAMVIFYWGASVFFAMSKPPADAMEIYAVGKRWMWKFQHVTGQREINELHVPLGQPVKLLIGSEDVIHSVYIPAFRVKMDAVPGRTTTLWFTPTKAGRYHLFCAEYCGMQHSGMVGSVVVLEPQEFQTWLAGGPQTGSMAETGEKLFTDLACITCHREDTSGRGPTLRGLFGTQVRLTTGAVVTATEEYLRESIVNPQAKIVEGYQPLMPTFQGLISEEGLMQLIAYIKSIGPQEAPPTAAPAAAPTTPVEQ, encoded by the coding sequence ATGGGCGACACCTTTCCGCTCTTCCCGCAGCAGGCCTCGAACTTCGCCGGAAGTGTCGACAACCTGTACTTCTTCCTCGTGGCGCTCACCGCGTTCTTCTCGGTGCTGATCGTCGCGCTCGTGATCTTCTTCGCGATCCGCTTCAGGCGGCGGCACGCCAGCGAGATCGGCCAGCCGGTGCACGGCGCGCTGATTCTCGAGCTCACGTGGACGATCATCCCGCTCGGCATCGCCATGGTGATCTTCTACTGGGGGGCGAGCGTCTTCTTCGCGATGTCGAAGCCGCCGGCCGACGCGATGGAGATCTACGCCGTGGGCAAGCGCTGGATGTGGAAGTTCCAGCACGTGACGGGCCAGCGCGAGATCAACGAGCTGCACGTGCCGCTCGGTCAGCCGGTGAAGCTGCTGATCGGCTCGGAGGACGTGATCCACAGCGTCTACATCCCGGCCTTCCGCGTGAAGATGGACGCCGTGCCCGGGCGCACGACGACGCTCTGGTTCACGCCGACGAAGGCGGGGCGCTACCACCTCTTCTGCGCGGAGTACTGCGGGATGCAGCACTCGGGCATGGTGGGCTCGGTCGTGGTATTGGAGCCGCAGGAGTTCCAGACGTGGCTCGCCGGCGGCCCGCAGACCGGCTCGATGGCCGAGACCGGCGAGAAGCTCTTCACGGATCTCGCCTGCATCACGTGCCACCGCGAGGACACGTCGGGCCGGGGGCCGACGCTCCGCGGCCTGTTCGGCACCCAGGTCCGGCTGACGACGGGCGCGGTCGTGACGGCGACCGAGGAGTACCTGCGCGAGTCGATCGTCAATCCGCAGGCGAAGATCGTCGAGGGATACCAGCCGCTGATGCCGACCTTCCAGGGGCTCATCAGCGAGGAAGGCCTCATGCAGCTGATTGCCTACATCAAGTCGATCGGGCCGCAGGAAGCGCCGCCGACGGCGGCGCCGGCCGCGGCGCCGACGACGCCGGTGGAGCAGTGA
- a CDS encoding SCO family protein: protein MAVISRAVRTSVVTLALAAGLATTAVAQNAMRTAPVPEAPTGETPNILQQIGFDQRLDAQLPLDLLFVDERGETVELRSYFGRRPVLLALVYYECPLLCSQVLNGLTSALDVLRFNAGDEFDVVAVSFNPKEGPGMAAAKKRAYMERYKRPGTEDGWHFLTGPESSIAQLTEAVGFRYVWDEETKQFAHAAGVVLATPQGRLSRYYYGIEYSPRDLRLGIVEAAEQKIGSAVDTLLLYCYHYDPTTGKYGLITMTLVRAGGIATILGMMTFWLVMWRREKQGAEGATR, encoded by the coding sequence ATGGCAGTCATTTCCCGCGCGGTCCGGACGTCCGTCGTGACGCTCGCGCTGGCGGCGGGCCTTGCGACGACGGCCGTCGCCCAGAACGCGATGCGCACGGCGCCGGTCCCCGAGGCACCCACGGGTGAGACCCCGAACATCCTGCAGCAGATCGGGTTCGACCAGCGGCTCGACGCGCAGCTGCCGCTCGATCTCCTCTTCGTCGACGAGCGCGGCGAGACGGTGGAGCTGAGGTCGTACTTCGGGCGCCGCCCGGTCCTGCTGGCGCTCGTCTACTACGAGTGCCCGCTGCTCTGCTCGCAGGTGCTCAACGGGCTGACGAGCGCGCTCGACGTGCTGCGGTTCAACGCCGGAGACGAGTTCGACGTCGTGGCGGTCAGCTTCAACCCGAAAGAGGGCCCGGGCATGGCCGCGGCGAAGAAGCGCGCCTACATGGAGCGCTACAAGCGTCCCGGCACCGAAGATGGCTGGCACTTCCTGACGGGGCCCGAGAGCTCCATCGCGCAGCTCACGGAGGCCGTCGGGTTCCGGTACGTCTGGGACGAGGAGACGAAGCAGTTCGCGCACGCGGCGGGCGTGGTCCTCGCGACACCCCAGGGCCGCCTGTCGCGGTACTACTACGGCATCGAGTACTCGCCGCGCGACCTGCGGCTCGGCATCGTCGAAGCGGCCGAGCAGAAGATCGGCTCGGCCGTCGACACGCTGCTGCTGTACTGCTACCACTACGACCCGACGACGGGTAAGTACGGGCTGATCACGATGACGCTGGTTCGCGCCGGCGGCATCGCGACGATCCTCGGCATGATGACCTTCTGGCTCGTGATGTGGCGGCGCGAGAAGCAGGGCGCCGAGGGCGCCACTCGGTAA